The nucleotide sequence TCATCAGATTTTTGAATAATATTATCTAAAATATGCTGTTGTAAAGCCCTCAATCCCATTGCATTCGCCGGCCAAGCAGAAAACATATCATTACTGCGAAATGTAGCTGTTAAAGATAACTCATTATCTACAATTCTCAGCCAAATATGATTCAAGCAGGGAGGACTATCATTATTCTCATAATCTTCCACATCCCATAAAGACATTACTACTCTAGAAGAGTCTTTTTCAGCCGCTAATTTTTCAATTGCTTGTTCAATTTGGTCTCTTCCAAACCAGGACCTTAATCGTTGACCATAAGTATATTTAACTCCCTCTCGTTGAGGAGCATCCTCTAAAATTTGTGATATATAATCTTGAATAAATTTTCTTTCAATGGGTAAATAGTTGGGTTCAGGAAAATAAAAATCCAAAGGTTCATCTGTCACCACTGCCATTAAATCAATTAATTCTTGCCATTGTCCATATTGAGTAGGTCGAATTATTCCAGTTGTCTTAATACAATGCAAGATTTTTACCCAAGTTTCGGCTATGGTTTTTCCTTCTATCCGATGACCATATCTAGGCCCTGGTAAAACTGTCGGGGTAACTTTTACTTCAGGAAAAACTAAAGACTCTCCCCAAGGTTCAAGAGAATTTTTTTGAGCATAATTTTTAACCACTTCAACCGCTTGACTAATTGACTTGACTTCTTGATAGTCTATAGACTCTCTTAACTTCTCTAAAACTTGAGAGGGAATCTCAATATCAATATATCCAGTCACCGAAGATTTAATGATCCAGCAATGCTTACCAGTATCACTCGTTCCTTCAGTAAACCCATTGCGAAAGAAGTCTAATAAACACTCACACCCACCGGCATTTTTATCTTCTTTAGTTCCATTGAGAATGACTAAATAGCGAACATGAGGATTCGCTAATAAATTGCGTATTAGAGGACTAATTCCCCGAGTAGGACTATATAAATTCCCAATGACTGCAAATTCATTACTAGATAAATATTTGGCTAAAGATTGTTTGACAGTCCACCCTGTAATAATTGCTATTTTTCCATAACCACAGATGAGTTGGTTGGGTTTGGTGTAAGGTTGGTATTTATGTTTTTTTTCTGACTGAGTAACGGTCATGGTGATTAGGTGAACTGTTTTTCGAGAAACTCAATAATTTTATCATGAACTTGATTGATCTCGGCGGTTCCATCAACTTTTAATAATAAACCTTCATAAGTTTCAAATATATTTTGATAATTATTTCTAACTTGTATCAATTTTTCGGAATTTTCATAAACATCAATAATGGTTCTTTCTTGTAATCTCTCTAAAGACACCTCAACCGGAATATCTATATAAATGACTAAATCTGGATTAGGAAACCGTTCATTTAACTGGCGAACAAACTTAAATTCTTCTGGGGTATGACAATTATAAGCTAAAGAAGAAAAATAATAGCGAGTAGTAATCAGATGAGATCCGTCTTGGATAAGCTTAAAAACCCCATCTAGATCATTATATAAATGGTAATGACGATCAGCCGCAAACAAATAAGCCATCTGTTGATCAAATGACTGCTTATCTTCCATCAAAATAATAGGTTTTTGCATGGCTTCCCGAATCATTTTACCAATAACTCCATTAGTGGGTTCAGGACTAATAACCGCCTTATCTCCCTTCTGGATAAAATAGTCTTTTAATAAAGTTGCTTGGGTGGATGTTCCAGAACCATCAATTCCTTCTAATACAATAAATAACTTGTTCATTTAATAACTAAATAACTC is from Gloeothece verrucosa PCC 7822 and encodes:
- a CDS encoding thymidylate synthase yields the protein MTVTQSEKKHKYQPYTKPNQLICGYGKIAIITGWTVKQSLAKYLSSNEFAVIGNLYSPTRGISPLIRNLLANPHVRYLVILNGTKEDKNAGGCECLLDFFRNGFTEGTSDTGKHCWIIKSSVTGYIDIEIPSQVLEKLRESIDYQEVKSISQAVEVVKNYAQKNSLEPWGESLVFPEVKVTPTVLPGPRYGHRIEGKTIAETWVKILHCIKTTGIIRPTQYGQWQELIDLMAVVTDEPLDFYFPEPNYLPIERKFIQDYISQILEDAPQREGVKYTYGQRLRSWFGRDQIEQAIEKLAAEKDSSRVVMSLWDVEDYENNDSPPCLNHIWLRIVDNELSLTATFRSNDMFSAWPANAMGLRALQQHILDNIIQKSDDSLKMGSLIIVSQSAHIYSDCWEYAERLIEEQYSKICQQRDFDDPNGSFVISLQDDIIIVEHTTPGTGEVVNCYTGKSARKLYQQIASNCPSLQVEHAMYLGTELQKAEMALSNTQAYFYIQDQPLIKKN
- the tmk gene encoding dTMP kinase translates to MNKLFIVLEGIDGSGTSTQATLLKDYFIQKGDKAVISPEPTNGVIGKMIREAMQKPIILMEDKQSFDQQMAYLFAADRHYHLYNDLDGVFKLIQDGSHLITTRYYFSSLAYNCHTPEEFKFVRQLNERFPNPDLVIYIDIPVEVSLERLQERTIIDVYENSEKLIQVRNNYQNIFETYEGLLLKVDGTAEINQVHDKIIEFLEKQFT